The Halovivax ruber XH-70 genome includes the window AGCCGGAAGTCCGTCCACACGAGCTCGTGGATGGGGTTCGTCCAGACTAGTCCGCTCGTCACCACGGGAACGGCCACTAGCATCCCGAACCAGGGATTTCGGACCATCGCGCCACGTCCGGTGTAGTCCAGCCCGAACGCGAGGAACGTGATGCCGGTCCCCATCATCGCAGTCCAGGTCCCCATTTCGAGGACGAGGCGAAGGCGTGGATCGAATACGAGTAACGAACCGGCGTAGATGAGACACCAGGCCATCACCGCGAGCAGGGTGACGATAAACCAGTTTACGCCCGGTTTTCCCCGATGATCGCGCAGCTTCCGGATGAGGTAACCCACGCCGACGATGGGAAGCAACGAGCCGACGACTGGCCACGGGACGGGCAACACGATTGACTGGTGGTGAGACTGGTACTTTCAAGTTGTGGCCCGAACCGGGGGTGTGGCGGGATCGGGCGGTAACGTGATCGACGCAGGGGTGTGACGCCGATAGTACTCGTCTCGCTCAGTTTCGTACCGCGCCGACACGGCATTCACGTCGGCAGTAGGCGCGTGAGCCCGACACTCTCCGCGACCAGCCAGGCGACGAACCCGCCGTAGAGGACGAGCAAGAGCCATCCTTCGCGCCGCGAGAGGTACATCTTCGTTCGAGAGATCGTGAAGAAGATGACCGTCGCGACGACGAGGAAGGCCATCATCGGGACGACGTGGTCGAACCTGACCGAGAGGGAGCCGGCGACGAGAATCCCGACTGGAATCGCCACCAGCAGATCGAACGTGTTGGAGCCGAGGACGTTCGCGATCGAGACCGTCGGTCGGCCCGACTGGGAGGCAGTGATACTGACGAACGCGTCCGGAAGGCTCGACCCGGCGGCGACGATAGTCATCCCCCAGAGGAACGACGGCGTCCCGAAGGCGTCCCCGAGACCGACAGCGGCCCGGACGAGCCCCTCGACACCGACGACGATCAGTACCAGTCCGACGAGAAAGCGTCCCCAGCTCCGGACGAGGTCGATCCCTTCGTCGGGGACGGTCCCGGACTCCGAGGCGTCGAGATACTGTGTGAAGACGTACAGTACGTACAGCACGATCGGGATCAGTGCGAGGGCTCGCGTCACCTCGCCGGTGATCCGTCCGTTTGCAACGTCGATGGGGTAGTAGATGACCGCGAGCGAGAACGTGAGCAACAGCGTCGCGACTGCGAGCATGTAGAAGAGCGATTCCTTGTAGACCAGATCCCGATTCGTCTCCATCCCTCCGCTGCCGATCACGACGGAGACACCCGGGATGACGAGGAGGTTGAACACCGCAGAGCCGACGATTGCGCCGACGCCGAGTTCGAACTCGCCTCGGGTGGCCGAGAGTAACACGCTCATCAACTCGGGCGTACTCGACCCGACGGCGGCGATGATCGCCCCGTGGACGACCGAAGGGATTCCGTACGCGCCGGCGAGCTTGGCTGCCGCGTCTTCGAGCCAACTGCTCCCGATCCAGACGATACCGGTCCCGGCGACGGCGAGGGCGAGCAGCCCGAGTACCGTGAACATCTCGTGAAGCGTTCTAAGCGCCACTGGATAAAATGGTCGGTGGCAACCGGCGCGGCTGCGCTATCCCTGCGTCGACGCCAACCTGGGAGATCGAACGCAGCGTCGGTCAGATAGACCGAACGATCGTCGCTCACCTCGAACGAACCTGGCGTCGTTCGGATGGACCGAACGCCTTGGCGCTCAGGTCGAACGGACGCGTCGTCGCCACCCGACCCACCCGAGGGCCACGAGTGCGGCTGCGCCGCCGAACCCGGTGAGTTTCTCTCCGACGGCCGAACCGATCCCGTTCGCGTCGCCACCGGTGGGCGAGCCGCTTTCGTCGGCGTCGTCCCCGACCGTGATCGTTCCCGGTGTGTGTTCGATCGCGATCGGAGCGCCGCCGTCGGCGTCGAGCCGTGCATCCGTCACGCGAACGGCTGTGGTGCCGGATTCGGTCCCCGAGACCTCGATCGTCGCCAGCGTGACGTCCGCCGCGCCGGCCGTAATCGCGTCTTCGAGATCGACGGCTTCGAGCGTGATGGATCGTCCGTCAGCGCTCACCATCGGGCGTTCCGTCATGGCCAGCGTGTCCGGGTACGTCGCGCTCTCGATCGACGCTACGTGTTCGTCGGCGACGGAGATCGTCACCTCGAACCCGGCGAGTCCGGCCGGCGCCTCCCGCAACACGAGGGGAATCGACGCGTTCTCGCCGGGATCGACGGATGCGTCACCCAGTGCGATGCGTCCGTCCATCTGTGCTGTCGTGCTGTCGTCTACCTGGGCCGTGGCGGTCGCGGCCGACAGATCGGTGTCGGATCGATCGAGATGCGCTGCGGCAGTGCCGTCCGGGCGCTCGTCGACGGCCGTTGCCGCGTCGACCGGGGCCCCAACGGCCACTGCACTCATCGTGAGACAGACGAGTGCAGCGGTGACGACGAACCGGGGTACTATCCCGGGTTCGTCCGTCCACGTCAC containing:
- a CDS encoding sodium:calcium antiporter; this encodes MFTVLGLLALAVAGTGIVWIGSSWLEDAAAKLAGAYGIPSVVHGAIIAAVGSSTPELMSVLLSATRGEFELGVGAIVGSAVFNLLVIPGVSVVIGSGGMETNRDLVYKESLFYMLAVATLLLTFSLAVIYYPIDVANGRITGEVTRALALIPIVLYVLYVFTQYLDASESGTVPDEGIDLVRSWGRFLVGLVLIVVGVEGLVRAAVGLGDAFGTPSFLWGMTIVAAGSSLPDAFVSITASQSGRPTVSIANVLGSNTFDLLVAIPVGILVAGSLSVRFDHVVPMMAFLVVATVIFFTISRTKMYLSRREGWLLLVLYGGFVAWLVAESVGLTRLLPT